Proteins encoded in a region of the Micropterus dolomieu isolate WLL.071019.BEF.003 ecotype Adirondacks linkage group LG07, ASM2129224v1, whole genome shotgun sequence genome:
- the fgf14 gene encoding fibroblast growth factor 14, whose product MKELFTAECKFKESVFENYYVIYSSMLYRQQESGRAWFLGLNKEGQAMKGNRVKKTKPAAHFLPKPLEVAMYREPSLHDVGETVPKAAVPPSKSTSEPAVMNGGKPVSKPDKPTT is encoded by the exons ATGAAG GAACTCTTTACAGCAGAGTGCAAGTTCAAAGAGTCGGTGTTTGAGAACTACTATGTGATCTACTCGTCCATGTTGTACAGACAACAGGAGTCAGGAAGAGCTTGGTTCCTAGGGCTCAATAAGGAGGGCCAAGCCATGAAGGGGAACcgagtgaaaaaaacaaaaccagctgCTCACTTCCTGCCCAAGCCATTAGAAG TTGCCATGTACAGAGAGCCATCGTTGCATGATGTTGGAGAGACAGTGCCCAAGGCGGCAGTACCTCCCAGTAAAAGCACAAGTGAGCCAGCGGTGATGAACGGAGGTAAACCTGTCAGCAAGCCCGACAAGCCCACCACATAG